The nucleotide window AACCGGGCACCCAGGACGGCGACGGCGAACTCGATGCTCCCCTGCACGATCGGCCCCGACCCGGTCACGTGGTTGCCGGCCACCCGGACGACGAACAGGTCACCCACCCCCTGATCAAAGACCAGTTCGGGGGGGACTCGGGAGTCGGCACAGGCGACGATGATCGCCGATGGGGCCTGGCCCTCGGCCAGTTGCGCGAAGTCCTCCGGACGGCGGCGGCTGAGGAGGGAGGGCGTTCCATTGACGAACCGGCGGTTTCCCTCCATCAGTTTGGCGAGGACCGCGTCGGGGTCCTGGGTCCGAACTCCCGATCCGAACGAGCGGGTTGTTCCCGACCACGCGACGCCGAAAGCCCCCGACGCCAGAGCGGTCGCCTGGACAAACGCACGACGGGAGAACCGGTTCAAAGATCGCATTGACGAACGCTCCTCAGATTGAGGCCACCGGCGCCCAATTGCGCTGCAAACATCCGAAGCTCACACGATCGATTTTCAATCGGATCGAGGAAAAGGGAGATCGGGCTGACGAGAGGATCACCCGATGGTAACACCTCGCATCGTCTGCGTGCGTTGCTCGTCTATTCGAGATTATCGTACCTTCAAGACTATTGTGCCGATCGCAAAAAACCTCTCTCGATTTTTCAAATTTCTCGAAATCTTTCCTGAGTTTGAGGTCCTGAAGGGCAAGCCCCTGGTGCATTCAACGCAGGGAACGGAAGACTTGACGAGGCGATCGGGGCGAACGGCGGTTGCGTTGTCTTTTCGGCAAATCTGGATTTCATTCAGGGACCGGGCCGCGGATTCCGAAAATTCCGATCGTCCCGAGCGACAGAATCGGGGCAGCCTCCCTCGCCAGGATCGGCGAACGAAGGCGTCGCATCGGACGCTTTAGGAAAGGATTTCCGATGGCGAGACTTTCGAGGATTGGAGCCCTGTTGACGGTCATAGCCGTCACGGCGAGTCCGGCGGGAGGGCAGGAGATTCCGCCGCCTCAGCGCACCTTCGGAGATGTGTCGGGCTCATACTACGGCAGGGGCCTGGAACCCGAGTCCTTGCCGGCCGAGATTGCCGAAGACGTTGCCGGGGCCTCGGGGGAGTTCCGGCTAGGGCCCACCCCGGTCTCGGAGGTCGGCCTGCTTCGAAACCTGTTCGGGCTCTCCGAGGAACCCGGCTCGCTTCGCACGTTCGGGTGGGTGGAGGGGGGCTACACGGGTGCTTCGACCGGACCGGGCCTGCTCCGAGTCCAGCCGAGGCAAAACCGTTTCGGAAACGAGTTTCTGCTCAACCAGATCGGCCTGGTTGTCCAGAAACCGCTTCGACAGGACGCGTTCGACCTCGGGTTCACCGTCCGCTACTTTGCCGGGGCCGACGCCGCCCTCGGCCAGCCGAAAGGCGGGATCGACTTCCCACCTGGAAACCCCCGGTTCGGCCACGACTTCCGTGACCTCTTCCTCGACGTCCACCTGCCGATCCTGACCGAACGCGGCCTCGACTTCAAAATCGGCCGGATGAACACGATCATCGGCTACAACGGCTTTCTCGCCCCCTACCGGCCGCTCTACTCCAGCGACTATCAGTTCTTTTACGCTCAGGACGGTGCCTTCACCGGATTCCTGGCCAACCTGCACCTGAACGACCGCCTGGATGTTTGGAGCGGGATGACGCTGGGGGCCAACACCTTCTTCACCCTGCGAAGCCCGAATTCGTATTGCTACATCGGTCAGGTCAACTACTGGCTGACCGAGGAGCGCCGTACTCGACTGACCGGCTCGGTCTACGCCGGCCCCGACGCAATCTTCGCGGCTCCGGGGCTTAACGGAGACTTTGTGACGATGGTCGAATTGCGGCTCCAGCAGAACTGGAGCCCGAGGCTCACGCAGATCATTCAGAACAACATGGGGTGGGACGCCAACACTCCCGTCGGAACGGGGTCGTTTTACGGGCTGTACTCGATCCTCATCTATCACGCGGCACCGAAACTCGACACCATCCTTCGCACCGAGTGGTTCAGCGATCCCCAGGGGACGAGGACCGGATTCGCCACGGATTACGCCGCGGTCACCTTCGGGATCAACTGGCATCCGAACCGCATTCTGGAGGTCCGGCCGGAGATCCGAGGCGATTTCGCCGGCGATCCGGCCTTCGGCACCAGTGATACTCTGGGAGGCCGTTCCAGTCAGCTCACCGGAGGGATCAGTTTCCTCGTCAAGTACTGAGCCAGGAGGGTGATCCGGCAGGAATCCAGGCCCGGAGATCGCCCTCTCGGAACGATCGCCACCGCCTCTTGCCGCCTGATCATCAACCATTGAGAGACAGAGGGCGATTCTTCAATTCCCTGCATCGAGGCATCGGGGCCGAGGCCGTCGTGATTCCCTTGCGGCCCGGGGAAATCGCAGCGCAAACGTACACCCTGTTTACGTGCTGAATATCCGGGAGTAACCTATCGGTGAGATCGGGAGTCTTCAACAAGTTCCTCTCAGACGGAAGGGCATTCCGCAATGGAATCCCGAACCCCGCTCAGTCTGCTCGATCGGCTCCGGGATGACCCGAATTCCGAGGAAGCCTGGGTGGAGTTCCATATCCGCTACGGGAAGGTTCTTTACACCTGGTGCCGACGTTGGGGACTCCAGCCAAGTGACGCCGAGGACGTGACTCAGGACACCCTGCTCGCCGTCTCGCGGCAAATCAAGGATTTCCACTACGACCCCAACGGCAGCTTTCGGGCCTGGATGAAGACCATCGCCTACCGGCTCTGGATTCGGGTCGTCGAGCGAAGCGCCCGGCAGGCCGCGATCGGTGGCAACGCCGCGCTGGAGGAACTGGCTTCGGTCGCCGCTCGTGATGACCTGGCTCGATTCTGTGAGGCCCAGGCCAGACAGGTGATTTTGGAACAGGCGTTTGACCGGGTCAGAAATCGCGTCTCCCCAAATACCTGGGAGGCCTTCCGGCTGACGGCCCTTGAAGACCGCAGCGGGGCCGAGGTCGCCCGAGCGCTCGGCCTGACCATCGGCGACGTCTACAACGCTCGTTGGCGCGTGCAACAACTGCTCCGGGACGCGGTCCGAACGCTGGATCCGGATGCTTGAATTTCCTCGCCCGGGGGATCGATCCGCAATGCCGGCTGTCGTAGGAACACGCCTCGCATGACCACGGGATGCCCAGGAGAGGCCTCGCTTCGGGGCTTCCTCGAGCGCGAGGGTGACCAACTCGACGCAGAGGCCATCGAGAAACACGTCTCGAACTGCGATGCATGTCAGGCCCTACTCGATCTCTGGACCGACCTACCCTCTGAGTTCCAGAGTTGGCTCACCGGACTCGACGACGCAAACCATGACGAAACCCCGGTCGGACGGCTGCTCGATGATCGCATCCGATCGGCGCTTCTCAAGTGCAATGCCCAGACCTCGCACGACAAGGATGACGAGAGGCCGTGCCTCGATCGGGTTGGCCCCTATCGTATTCAGCGTCGCTCCGGAGCCGGAGGGATGGGCATCGTATTTGAAGCGGTCGATACGAGACTCGGCCGCCGGGTGGCTCTGAAGATGATTTTGGGCTCGGCCGAGGGCTCGGGGCCCGTGCCAGTTGATCGCTTTCGGCGTGAGGGGGCAGTGCTGGCGGCCCTGAACCATCCAAACATTGTCCCTGTTTACGAAGTGGGAGAACACAACGGCCAGCCGTATCTCGTCCTGGAGTTCGTCCCCGGAGGCACTCTCTCCCAGCGGGCCGGAGGCCGCCCTTTGCCTCCCCGAGAGGCAGCCCGGGTGGTCGGTACCCTCGCCGGTGCGGTCCAGTACGCCCATGAGCAGGGAGTCATCCATCGAGACCTGAAGCCGGGGAACATCCTGTTGAAACCGACCCCGGGATCGAGTGTCGGAGGGGAGACCGACGACCGTCCTCCGATCGGAGGCGAATGGCTGATGATCGCCGACTTCGGCCTGGCCCGATGGCGGCGTGATCTGGCCGAGCTGACCCGATCTGGCCAACCGGTTGGCACCCCGGCCTACATGGCCCCGGAACAGGCCGCGGGCCTCGGCGAAGGGATCGGCCCTGCCGTCGACATCTACGCGCTGGGCGTCATCCTCTACGAACTGCTCACGGGTCGCCCCCCCTTTCAGGCCGAGACCATCGCCAGCACCCTGCGGATGGTCCAGGAATCGGACGCCCTCTCACCTCGGACCCTCCAGCCGGGAGTTCCCCGAGATCTGGAGACGATTACCCTGAAGTGCCTGGATAAAGACCCTCGCCGACGATACGCCAGCGCCGGGGCTCTGGCGGCCGACCTCGATCGCTTCCTGGAGCATCGCTCGATCGTCGCCCGGCCGATTCGACCGGCCGGACGTGCCTGGCGCTGGTGCCGCCGCAATCCTGGGTTCGCGGCCGTCCTCGCCATCACCGCCGCCCTGCTTGTGGCTCTGGTTGTCGGCTCCATCTCCTTCGCCATCGTCCAGGCCGACCTCCGCCGCCAGACCGAGCTTCGCGAACGCCAGGCCCGCCAGAATGCCGCCGACGCCCGAGCCGCCCGCGACCTCGCCAGTCTCAGCCTTCAGCGTGCCCTGACCGGTTACTCCAGCGTCGTCGACGGCGTGCTGGCCATCAGCCCATTTGATAACCCAAAGGTCCGTTCCGTCCAGGACACCGGCCACCGAATTCTGTCGGAATGGTGTGTCGAGTATCTTGATTCCTTGCAGCCGGGCGTCGCCTGGACGATCGCCGATATCCAGGTCGCCCTCACGCTCGCCCGGGTTCGGTACGATCTCGACCAGGAGTCCGAGGCCGAGCCTCTCCTGTCCGAGGCCTGGGAAGCGGCCCGGAGGCTGGGCGGGTTCGACCAGAGTGATTCCAGGGCAATCCAGCTTCTGGCGGTCTCATCCATGCGACTGGGCAATACGCTCAATCAGAAGGGCCGTCAGAGCGATGCGATCAAGTCCTATGAATTGTCCGACCGCCTCCTCGTGGACCTGCTCCGCGCCGATCCCGGCGAGTCATATTATCTCAATATGCGATTCGGACTCCTCGGCAACCTCGCGTCGACGCTCGCCAGGCTCGGCCGTGTGGAGGAGGCGATTCAGGCAGAGCGGGAGGGCATCCGGATGCTGGAGGCACTGGTGGAGACCCACCCGGGTGATTCGAACCACCCGATCGAGCTTGGTCTCCGGGCCGCCCGAGTCGGGAGGCTGCACCTCGACTCCGGGCAGTGGGAGGATGCCTGGTCTACCCTCTCCACGGCCCTCGAACAGTTGGAACTCGTGCCTGCCGACTCCCCTCGAATCAACGAGGTTCGCAAGGCGCAAATCAATGGACTTCGAGCACGGGCACGGGCCGGCTACCACCTCGGCCGCCTCGAAGCCGTTGTGCCCGACCTCGAGAGGGCTCTCTCGATGACCAGGAATCCGAGAGAGCGATGGGAACTGCAAATTCAATCCATCGAGGCCCGGGTCCGGGTTGGAATTCTGGACGGTGCTGTCGATGACGCGGAGGCCCTCCTTGCGGACACCGAAGCAGTCACCGCGTACCCCCTGGAGATTGCAAATGTGTTCGCCCTGCTCGCTGGCGATCCGTCCCTCCCCCCTCCGGCCCACGAACTCCTGAAGGAAAAAGTGGTCCAGCTCATCAAGACGGCACAATCCACCGGAAGGCTCAACGACCCTGACGTGATAAAGGAGCTTTTCGTGGCTCCCGACCTCGCTCCGCTCCGATCCCTGCTCAACTCGCCCCAGTGACGAACGAGTCTCGGTCCTCGTCAGCTGCGTTCATGATCAGAAATAAAGCTGGAACCGCAGCCAGAACATATCGGCCGTCTCCTGGAAGCGTCCCGGAGCGTAGAGGACAGGGTCGTCGAAGCCGCCGTGCAGCCAGAACATGTAAATCTTGACGTATTCGTTCCAGTACCAGTTCACTCCCAGCTCCGTCGTGGCGGCCTGGTTCGACCAGAGGTTTCGGTCGGCCAGTCCGGCGTTAAAGACCTCCTCGCCCATCGCCAGTGTGCTGAAGCGACCGGTCAGCTCCCAGGCCCCCAACCCTCGCCGCTGACCCTTCCGGGTGGGGATGAGCGGACGGAGCGGGTAGAGGCGAGTCCGGCGCTCGACTTCCTCGCCGGTCAGGAAGTAACCCCCGGCGACGTAGAATCCTGAGAACGGCACCCGGGTTGACCCGGCCGCAGGCGAGGCCGCGTAGCCGCCGTAGCCGTACTGCCACTCGCCGATCAGGGACAGGCTCTGATGGAAATAGGCCGCGTGGACCGAGCCGATCAGGCGGTCGCCTCGCTCCTGGACTCCTCGGTTGAGAATCAGGAACGGCACCGTGCCCGCACCCGGGATGTCTGCGTTTGGCGAACCGCCGCCGATCCGAAACGATGCCGGGACAGGCGGCTGGTCCTGGCGACCAAAAGCGACCGAGGCGCCCAGGTTCAGGAATCGGGCCATCGGCAACCCTTCGGATTGCTGAAACGGCCGGGCGTTGACATAGCCGACCAGGTCCAGAGCATTGTTGAACGCCTCGAACGAATTGCGCGAGCCGTTGAAAACACCGGCTGCATAGTCGAGCCGCTTGTCAAAGAGGTAGCCCCATCCCATCGCGCCGAACTGGCGGTTGAGGGACAGATTGGTGGTAAAGATCGACCGCTCGGGCGTTAGCAGCCAGTAGTTCGAGATCGCGAACTGATCGTAAAACATGGGGGTGAAGAATCGGCCCAGGCGGAGCTCGAAGCGGTCGTCGAAATGGAGGTTGACGAAGGCGTTCAGGATGTTCAGGGTCCCGAAGCCGCGATTGATCGAGAATTCGTACTCGATCGGTCGGGTGAAATTTCCACTGAAGAAGATCCGCTGCCGAGGGAGGAAGATGCCGCTGTTGGCCGGCTGCTGGTCGATCGGGTCCCAGAATCGGCCCTCGATCTGGGACTCATAATGAATCCGAAGCCGAAATTTTCCCTCGTCGGACTGGAGCAGGAACCCGCCCAGCTCGGCAATGCTCGGCCTCGGATAGCCCGGGATCGGGTCAACAGGCGCGAGTTGCTCCTCGGTGTAGTCGGGAACCGGGGTCTCGACGGTGGCCGGGTCGGCGGGCATCGGGGCCGCGGGGGCTGCATCGTCAACCGGAAGCTCTGGATCATCGCCGATGCGGATTCGGCCCGAGACCTCGTCGAGCCGTTGAAGGATCAACTGCATCTGCTCGGAATGCTCGGCCCTCGTCCGCATCAGTTCCTCGGCGAGCGCCTGGTTTTGACGCTCCATCTCGAGGAGCCGTTCGGCGAGCTGCTCCACGGTCACCCCTGGCGAGTCACCGACCTCTGCCGGGGCCATCGCCGCGCCCGCACGGGGCAACGACGGCGGCGGCCCAAGGGGTTCCTGCGCCCGAACAAGGGTGCAACCAATCGCAACGCCCCCCCAGACGACAAGCACGCCCCCCCAAGACCTCGCAGCGGTCAATCGGGATCGCACGATCGCGCATCCTCTCCGAGAGGGACCGACCAGCGGCGACCGGCACCGGGAACCCCGAGGGCCAGGCACACCCGTCCGATCGTCCGAGCTGGGCTGTCCCAGGATCGCCTTTGCTCCAGGTCCACCCCAACCCTCCGGGGTGTGGTCGATGAGTCGACCTGTCACGCGCGGCTCCGGGCGGCCGACCATAACCGGCATTCAAATGCGTTGCAATCCGGATTCCGACCTGCCAATCACCATCGCCTGGAGACCGACATCCAACGCTCGATCCGAAGAAGCCAAATCGATTCACTTGCGAATGAGAGACGCAAGGGCGATCGAGCTTCGTCGTCAGACGACCTCGAACGGTACGACGACGGCGGCGAAATTTGCCTCGGCCGAAACTTTTCATCCGTGATTCGGGTACAGTGCTCAACAGACGTCCGCAGGGCGATCCCGGAGTCGTCACGTTCCTGAACGCCGAGATCACGCCATGACCGAATCCGAGCCGAATCGAACAGCGTCATCGGCCGGACCGACGCTCGCTACGATCATGGTGGCCATCCTCGTGATTCAGGCGACGGGCTGGGCCTCAGGGCTGAGAGGGAAGACGCTGGCTGAGGCAGTCGAGCGGGGCGCCGCCCGGGTTGAGGCACAATCGGTCGGCGAGGTGGCCGAGGCGGACATCCGCCGGGCAATCGACAACCAGCGGTCGAGCCTGCGGTTCTGGGCGGTTCTGTCGGCCGTCGGCGACTTCGTCGTCGAACCGTTGGCACCGGCGCTCAGGGCCGTGCTAGCGGCCTCAGGCTTTGCCGCCATCGCGGCCCTCTCGGGCAGGCCGGTTCGTTATGCCGAGGCGATGGCGGAGGCGGCCGCGGCCCAATGGTTCTGGGTGATCGGACTCGGCGTTCAAGTTACGCTGATGATTGTGATGGACCGGACGGAGGTTGAGACGTCTCTGGTCCTGTGGCTCCCGCCAGGCTCCTATCCGGCGGTCTCCTGGATTGCCGCGAGGCAATTCGACCTCTTCGCCCTCCTCGGGTGGATCGCGGTCGGCCGGTCCGGCTGGCGGCTCGGCCTGGTCGGTCCGGTGACGGCGGGAGGGGTTTGTCTGCTGCTTTGGGGGATCGAGGCGTCGCTCCGAATTGGTATGGCGACTCTCTGCGGCGCCGCCATCCGGGCGACGCTGATGCCTCGTTAACGGTCGGAAGGTTGGCGGATTGAGAGGACACGACGACGATGCGACGTACTTTGCTCCTGGGCTCCGGTCTGATCATTCTGGTCGTCGCCCTTGCTGCCGCAAACCTCCGGAGGGACGGGAGCCTCTACGAGCTTGACTGGCAACTGATGAGGACACCGCCACGCGAGGTCGAGCTGGCGACCCCTGTTCGGGCTGAGATCGTCGAAACGATCTCGGCCACCGGTACGGTTGAGCCGGTCGAGGAGGCCGAGATTGCTCCTCAGGTGGTTGGCCGAGTCGTGGCGGTGCATGTGGAGGATGGGGATCGGGTCTCAGCGGGCGACCTCCTGGTGCAGCTTGATCCGACGGAGGCCCAGGCTCGGCTCGCATCGGCCGAGGCGAGGATTGATCGGCTCCGAGCCCTGATTGTCGATGCCGAGGAAGATGTCCAGAAAGCCACGCGCGACCTGGATCGAACCGGAACACTGGCCACCCGCAACGTCGCAACACCGACCGAACTGGCCGACGCCCGGAGCATTCTGGCCAAGTCTCAGGCCTCGCTCGACGTGGCCCGAAACGAGTTGATCGAGAGCGAGGCCATGCGGCGCATGAGCCAGCAGGAATTGCAATACACGGAGATCCGGGCCCCGATTGACGGCGTCGTCGCCGACTGCGAAGTTGAGGTCGGGGAGGTTGCCATCGCGGGCACGACCAACCTGCCGGGAGCCCTGCTGATGTCCATCCTCAACCCTGATCTCATGCAGGTCCGCGCCGACGTGGATGAGACCGACGTTCCCCTCGTTCGAGCCGGCCAGCCCGCCCGAATCTACCTCCAGGCCGACCTGCTGACGGCCATTCCCGGCGTGGTCGGTCGCGTGGCACCCCGAGGGAGGCTGGAGCAGGAGGTCGTCACGTTTGAGACGATCATCCGCGATGAGGGCGGCGACGATTCTCCCCTTCGCCCCGGCATGACGGCCACGGTCGAGATCGAGGTCCGCCGCGCCGCCGACGTCCTAAGCGTCCCCGTCCAGGCCGTCGTGCAACGCAGGCGCAAGGATCTCCCAGACTCTCAAGCCCTCCAGGCGTGGCTCGATCGGCACCCGCTGGCCCCCGGCGAGGCGGTCACGGATCTCGGCGCTCGCTACGTGACAACCTCCTTCGTGGCAATCGACGGAAAGGCCCGGGCCCGTCCTGTCGAAGTCGGTCTGAGCGACGAACGCCGCGTCGAGATCCGAAGCGGGCTCGAGCCCGACGACCTCGTCATCGTCGGCCCGTTTCGCACGCTCGACGAACTCAAAGATGGCGATCCGATCATCGAGGCCGAACCCGACACAGTGACCGAGATCGAGCAGACGCCGTGATCGCAGACGAACCCTTCCCATCCGACTCGGGGGTGATCGGTGGCGAGTCGCCGCCGGTCATTCTTCTCCAGGGCATTACCAAAACCTATCTGATGGGCACAGAGAAGGTGCGGGCCCTCGACGGAGTCGACCTCCGGATCGACGCGAACGAGTTCGTGGCGATCATGGGGCCTTCGGGATCGGGGAAATCGACCCTGATGAATATCGTCGGCCTGCTTGACGTCCCGACGAGCGGCCAGTACTGGCTCGCCGGTCGGGACGTGGCCCGCCTCTCGCAGTCGGAGCAGGCCCGGGAGCGGGGCCGGCGGATTGGCTTCGTCTTCCAGACCTTCGAGCTGCTCCCCAGACAAACGGCGCTGCGGAACGTCGAGCTTCCGCTGGTCTACTCCGGCGTCCGAGACCGTCGCGCCCGGGCTGTCGAGGCGTTACGCCAGGTCGGGCTGGCCGACCGTATGGGTCATCGCCCGAACCAGATGTCAGGGGGCCAGCGGCAGCGGGTCGCGATTGCTCGGGCCCTTGTGCAGAAGCCTGCCCTCATCCTGGCCGACGAGCCGACGGGGAATCTTGACACCCGCACAAGCGGCGAGATTCTCGACCTGTTCGACGACCTCCACGCCAAGGGGCAGACCATCGTGCTCGTCACCCACGAGCCGGACATCGCCGCTCGCTGCCGACGAGTCGTGCGACTCCGAGACGGCCGGGTCGAGTCCGACGATCCGAGCGGATCGGACGGAGGAGCACTCGGATGCTGATCCTCGCCAACGTCCACACGGCACTCGAACAGATCTGGGCGAACAAGCTGCGATCGGTGCTGACGGTCGTGGGGATCGTCATTGCCGTGACCTCGACGATCACCGTCGTCAGCGTCGTTCAAGGCTTCACCGGCTACGTGGCCGAGTTCCTTCAGGGGCTCGGGACGAATGCCATGTGGATCTGGCCGGAGCGGCCCGGAGGGGAAGCGGGCAAGCGACTCGGGCGGGTGACGCTCGACCTCCGTGATGTCGAGGCCCTGCGGACCGAGTGCTCCACGCTGCGATCCATCTCTCCCCTGATCCCCAGACCCTCGGTGCCCGTGGCGCTCGGTCGGACCGAGGTGACAACCCAGCTTGAGGGTGTTTCAGCCGAGTACCACGCGATCCGCAACCTGCCGGTCGAGGTGGGTCGGCCCTTCGCGTTCCTCGACGTCGAGCGTCGTCATCCGGTCTGCATCCTCGGCCGGGAGGTCTTGCGGAAGCTCGACGCTGGGGATGATCTTGTCGGCCGGACGCTGCTTGTGGACGGTCGACGCTTCCGGGTCGTAGGCATCCTCGCCGAAAAGGGGAGCGTGCTGGGTAATAGCCAGGACGACCTCGTCTTGATTCCCTATACGGTCGCCCTGACCATGTACCCGGCCACCCGCACTTCCATCGCCCTCACCGCCCGAGCCTTCGACGAGGAGCAGGTGCCCGAGGCCAAGGCACAGATCGTCAGCCTGCTCCGCCGTCGGCACCGTCTTGAAGCGTATCAGCCGAACGACTTTCAAATTCGCACGCAGGACGAATTGCTGACGGCCTTCAACAGCATCAGCATCGCGGCGACGGCGGTGCTGGCCGGAATCGTCGGCATCTCGCTGCTCGTCGGCGGCATCGGAATTATGAACGTGATGCTCGTCAGCGTCACCGAACGAACCCGAGAGATCGGCCTTCGCAAGGCCGTCGGCGCCCGTCGACGCGACATCATGCTCCAGTTCCTGACCGAGGCCGTCGGCCTGAGTCTCCTCGGTGGCGGCCTCGGTGTCGGCCTTGGTTATGCCATCACGGCGATCGTCAGTCTCCATCCTCAGATGGTCGACGTGGCCGTCCCGCTCTGGGCCGTTGCCTTGGGCTTTGGCATCTCCGCCGGTACCGGGGTCGTCTTCGGCATCCTTCCTGCCTTGAAGGCCGCCCTGCTGAATCCGATCGACGCCCTTCGGCATGAGTAGTTGTTGAAGCCGGGGCAGCTGATCTTCCAATGATCAGCTGCCCCAAAGTTCGGGCGACATGAAAATTGGCCTCGCTTCATCCCGGGCCATAGAGGGTAGCTGGTCAGACACAAGGGTGTGGGGCGGCTGATGGCCCGGATGGACCGAGAGGCGATCGTTTTCGGTCCACGCACCAGCACGCGAGACCCGGACCATGTGATCTACCCGTATCCGCTCCGAGGGCTGCCGATCGACCACCGCGATCAGATCTGGTCCACCGACATCACCTCCATTCCGCTGGAGCGGGGCTTCATGGATCGGATCTCGCAGATCGACTGGTTCCGCCAATCCGTACTCTGCTGGCGGCTGTCGAACACGCTCGACGGCCGGTTCTTCCCGGAGGTCTGGGAAACAGTCCAGAGCGGAGGTCGGCCCGCGAACTTCAAAACCGATCAGGGAGTGCAGTTCACGGCGAGGGGACGGCCTTGAGGGGTGACACGTCAAATCCGGCCCGAGTAGACTCGACAGGAGGGGGCTACGTTCAAGGTTTCTGACGCGAGAAACCATTGACATCCATGATCCTAAAACAATTGAGAGTACGGAGTTCCTCAAATGGTGTCGATCGGAGGTGCATGGCTTTCGAGAGGGGTGGGGGAGACAGAGTGTTCACATTGATTGAGAGGGGCTTTCCCTCGATGAGCCGTTGCCGTGGTGACGGAAGTCAGCGATTACGAGTGGGCGATCCGTTGGCGACAGACGCTCTTTTTCGACACACGTTCAATTGGCAACGTTGCGACCTTTAACTTCACAAGACCTTACCAATGCACTCGATCAATCCAACTGAATGGGAATTACCGTTGGCCATTTTCGTTTTTACTACATGTACGCTGGTGATTGGAGTGGCGGGCTGGGGGCTGAGCGCCTCGGCGGATCGGTTGGCGGATCGGACCGGATTGGGTGAAGCGGTGACCGGCGCACTTCTGCTGGGAGGTACGACCTCGCTGTCAGGCATCGTGGTGTCGGTGACGGCGGCACTCGATGCCCGCGCGGAACTGGCCATGAGCAATGCGCTGGGAGGAATCGCGGCACAGACGGCCTTCCTGGCCGTGGCCGACATCACCTACCGTCGGGCGAATCTCGAGCATGCCGCCGCATCGACGGCGAACATGATGCAGGGGTCGCTTCTGGTCACCTTGCTGGCCATCGTCCTGGTCGGTGCGTATTCTCCGGAGGTCACTGTCTGGGACATTCACCCCGCCACGCCGATCCTGCTCGCGACGTACCTTTATGGGATCAGCCTGGTCAGGAAATCGCGGACCGATCCGATGTGGCAACCTGAGCTGACCGAAGAAACGCGAACCGATCAGCCGGATCAGGAAACCGAGGGCGTGAGTCTCGGCGGCCTCTGGCTCCGCTTTGG belongs to Tautonia marina and includes:
- a CDS encoding efflux RND transporter periplasmic adaptor subunit, which translates into the protein MRRTLLLGSGLIILVVALAAANLRRDGSLYELDWQLMRTPPREVELATPVRAEIVETISATGTVEPVEEAEIAPQVVGRVVAVHVEDGDRVSAGDLLVQLDPTEAQARLASAEARIDRLRALIVDAEEDVQKATRDLDRTGTLATRNVATPTELADARSILAKSQASLDVARNELIESEAMRRMSQQELQYTEIRAPIDGVVADCEVEVGEVAIAGTTNLPGALLMSILNPDLMQVRADVDETDVPLVRAGQPARIYLQADLLTAIPGVVGRVAPRGRLEQEVVTFETIIRDEGGDDSPLRPGMTATVEIEVRRAADVLSVPVQAVVQRRRKDLPDSQALQAWLDRHPLAPGEAVTDLGARYVTTSFVAIDGKARARPVEVGLSDERRVEIRSGLEPDDLVIVGPFRTLDELKDGDPIIEAEPDTVTEIEQTP
- a CDS encoding ABC transporter ATP-binding protein: MGTEKVRALDGVDLRIDANEFVAIMGPSGSGKSTLMNIVGLLDVPTSGQYWLAGRDVARLSQSEQARERGRRIGFVFQTFELLPRQTALRNVELPLVYSGVRDRRARAVEALRQVGLADRMGHRPNQMSGGQRQRVAIARALVQKPALILADEPTGNLDTRTSGEILDLFDDLHAKGQTIVLVTHEPDIAARCRRVVRLRDGRVESDDPSGSDGGALGC
- a CDS encoding ABC transporter permease — its product is MLILANVHTALEQIWANKLRSVLTVVGIVIAVTSTITVVSVVQGFTGYVAEFLQGLGTNAMWIWPERPGGEAGKRLGRVTLDLRDVEALRTECSTLRSISPLIPRPSVPVALGRTEVTTQLEGVSAEYHAIRNLPVEVGRPFAFLDVERRHPVCILGREVLRKLDAGDDLVGRTLLVDGRRFRVVGILAEKGSVLGNSQDDLVLIPYTVALTMYPATRTSIALTARAFDEEQVPEAKAQIVSLLRRRHRLEAYQPNDFQIRTQDELLTAFNSISIAATAVLAGIVGISLLVGGIGIMNVMLVSVTERTREIGLRKAVGARRRDIMLQFLTEAVGLSLLGGGLGVGLGYAITAIVSLHPQMVDVAVPLWAVALGFGISAGTGVVFGILPALKAALLNPIDALRHE
- a CDS encoding sodium:calcium antiporter, translated to MAIFVFTTCTLVIGVAGWGLSASADRLADRTGLGEAVTGALLLGGTTSLSGIVVSVTAALDARAELAMSNALGGIAAQTAFLAVADITYRRANLEHAAASTANMMQGSLLVTLLAIVLVGAYSPEVTVWDIHPATPILLATYLYGISLVRKSRTDPMWQPELTEETRTDQPDQETEGVSLGGLWLRFGGLALTIGVAGWVLKHAAVSLSEQTGLTQTAIGMVFTTVSTSLPELVTTIAAVRRGALTLAVGGIIGGNAFDTLFVAASDVAYREGSIYHAISDRLVFWIALTILMIGVLLMGLIRREKVGFMRIGFESCVILILYLSAIALLFAGG